Proteins from one Nicotiana tabacum cultivar K326 chromosome 23, ASM71507v2, whole genome shotgun sequence genomic window:
- the LOC107763214 gene encoding FCS-Like Zinc finger 10-like, whose product MLRKRSRSHHKVQQMGQHLISDSYSQSDVLLANRKHNKNNNFCNVPVPASVFVGLNNPTKVSSESDSVRSPTSPLDFRVFSNLGNPFRNKATWGCCTKVGLGIVDSLDNDDEMKKSGKVLRSSDSKNILFGTQMRIKTQNFQTCVEEPKSLPKNISIFPHTLSKSSNLEKGNSDVVFGIGEAPLEHELSRNFRSCSLDSGRFIAHFASSANFGYENGTNPVVSHTQCVRGCSKLGPKPTSVGSSTSLAGAISASDIELSEDYTCVRTRGPNAKVTHIFGDCILECHNNELTNFCKNANEKTTLPEVVDSSEVLTSYPSSDFLRFCYSCKKKLDGEDIYMYRGEKAFCSLNCRSEAILIDEEMEKLNNDSENTIKPNSRDEVFETGLFIAT is encoded by the exons ATGCTGAGGAAGAGGAGCAGATCACACCACAAAGTTCAACAAATGGGACAACATTTGATCTCAGATTCCTATTCTCAATCTGATGTGTTGTTGGCTAATAggaaacataataaaaataacaacttttgCAATGTTCCTGTTCCTGCTAGTGTGTTTGTTGGGCTCAATAATCCTACTAAGGTTAGCTCAGAATCTGATTCAGTGAGAAGTCCTACTTCTCCACTTGATTTTAGGGTCTTTTCAAATTTAGGTAACCCCTTTAGGAATAAGGCTACCTGGGGTTGTTGCACTAAAGTAGGCCTTGGCATTGTAGATTCTCTTGATAATGATGATGAGATGAAGAAATCGGGGAAAGTTCTCCGATCATCGGATAGTAAAAACATTCTTTTTggcacacaaatgaggatcaagACACAGAATTTTCAGACCTGTGTTGAGGAACCTAAGTCACTCCCTAAAAATATCTCGATTTTTCCTCATACCTTGTCCAAAAGCTCCAATCTTGAAAAGGGCAATTCTGATGTTGTGTTTGGAATTGGAGAAGCCCCATTAGAGCATGAGTTGTCGAGAAATTTTCGTTCTTGTTCTCTAGACTCTGGTAGGTTTATTGCACATTTTGCAAGCTCGGCGAATTTTGGTTATGAAAATGGAACCAATCCTGTGGTGTCACATACTCAATGTGTTAGAGGTTGCTCAAAGTTGGGTCCTAAGCCAACATCGGTTGGCTCTAGCACTAGCTTAGCTGGTGCTATTTCGGCGAGTGACATTGAACTTTCTGAGGACTATACCTGTGTGAGAACCCGTGGACCTAATGCCAAAGTAACTCATATTTTTGGTGACTGCATTTTAGAATGTCACAACAATGAGTTGACCAATTTTTGTAAGAATGCTAACGAGAAAACCACATTGCCTGAGGTGGTTGACAGCTCGGAGGTTCTCACTTCATATCCTTCAAGCGATTTTTTGCGCTTCTGTTACTCTTGCAAGAAGAAGCTGGATGGAGAAGATATTTACATGTACAG AGGTGAGAAAGCTTTTTGCAGCTTGAACTGCCGTTCCGAGGCGATTTTGATTGATGAGGAGATGGAGAAACTCAATAATGATTCTGAAAACACAATTAAGCCAAATAGCCGGGATGAAGTTTTTGAGACCGGCTTGTTCATTGCTACATAG